In Bernardetia litoralis DSM 6794, the genomic window ATTATGAAGATTTGCGTCCTTATATTGACCGTATTCTGAGAGGAGAGCAAAATATTCTTTGGAAAGGGCAACCTTTATATTTTGCCAAAACTTCAGGAACTACATCTGGGACAAAATATATTCCGATTACAAAAGATTCTATTTCAAATCATATCAATTCGGCTAGAGATGCACTTTTATGTTATATCAATGAAACTGGAAATAGTCAGTTTTTGGATAAAAGTTTGATTTTTCTTTCGGGTAGTCCAGTTTTAGAGAAAAAAGCAGGAGTTCCACTTGGTAGGCTTTCAGGAATTGTAAATCATCATGTTCCTTCTTATTTAAGAACAAATCAAAAACCAACTTATGAAACAAATTGCATTGAAGATTGGGAACAAAAACTAGATAAAATCATCGATGAAACCATTCATTCGGATATGTCTTTGATTTCTGGAATCCCACCTTGGGTACAAATGTATTTTGACCGTTTGCATGAGCGTACAAATGGAAAACAGATAAAAGATATTTTTCCTAATTTTTCGTTGTTTGTTTATGGTGGAGTCAATTTTGAGCCTTATCGAAATAAAATTTATGAATCGATTGGAAAAAAAATAGATTCTATTGAAACTTTCCCAGCTTCGGAAGGATTTTTTGCTTATCAAAATTCGCAATATGATAATTCTCTTTTATTACTTTTAAACAGTGGAATTTTCTTTGAGTTTATTCCTGCTGAAAAATTTTATGATGAAAACCCTCCTCGTTTGAGTATTTCTGAAGTAGAATTGAATAAAAATTATGCTTTGATTTTGAATAGTAATGCAGGACTTTGGGGATATAGCATTGGAGATACAATCAAATTTGTGAGTAAAAATCCATATAAAATTATTTTTTCTGGACGTATAAAACATTTTATTTCTGCTTTTGGTGAGCATGTTATTGGAAGTGAAGTCGAACAGGCTTTGCGTTTTGCTTTAGACCAAAATCCAGAAACTAGAACAACAGAATTTACAGTTGCGCCACAAGTTACGCCAAAAGAAGGTTTGCCTTATCACCAATGGTTTATTGCTTTTGAAAATCAGCCAAATGATTTAGAAAAATTCTCAACAGATTTGGATACTAAATTACAAGAACTAAACTCTTATTATTATGATTTAATTCAAGGTTCTATTTTAAGAAAGTTAGTTATTCATTCTCTTCCTGCCGATGGTTTTCAAACTTATATGAAATCTATCGGAAAACTAGGAGGTCAAAATAAAGTTCCTCGCCTTTCCAATGATAGAAAAATTGCTGATGAATTAGAGAAAATAGGATTGTAGATTTTGTATATTTATTTGTACATTAAAAGATACTTATTAAGTCTAAGGAATATAAATTAAATAAATTGCTTCTTTTAATTCTAATTAATTGATATTCAGTAATTTATATTTGTAATCCGTAATTTTCAATTACTCCCAATTAATTCATTATGAAGTCATTTTCACAGAAATTATTTATTTTTCTAGTTTTTTTAGGTGTATATTTTATTGGTTTTTCTAATTCTTTTGCGCAAGATGCAAACCAGCTTTTACAAGAAGGAATTGCTTTTCATGATGCAAGGAAATATGATAAAGCATTAAAAAAATATGAACAAGCTCTTAAACTAATACCCAATTCTCCAGTTATTCACTATGAAATGGCATTGACTTATTTTGATAAGAAGAATTATAAAACAGCTATTAAATATAGTGATAAAGTCATCAAGTCAAAATCTCAAAGTATAATATCTGCTTATGTAATTAAGGGGTCTTCATTGGATATGCTTGGTAAAACCCAAAAATCTATCAAGTTATTTGAAGGTGTTATCAAAAAATATCCTGAAAATTATTTATTACATTACAATTTAGCTCTTAATTACTATAAGATTGGAGAACTCAAGAAAGCAGAACAAAGCCTTATGAGTGCTATTGGTGTAAATCCAGAACATACAAGCAGTCATTTGATGCTTGGTTATGTAGAATTTGATATGGGAAGAAAAATTCCGAGTATGATGGCATTTAATTATTTTTTATTCTTAGAACCTACTTCACAAAGATCAGATAGAGCATTTGAGTTTTTGAATAAACAACTTTTAGGAAGTACAAAAAAAGGAGAAAATAATGAAATTACAATCAATATTGGTGGTGGAAGTTTAGGGGATAATGAATTTGGAGCGATTGAGTTAGTGATGTCAATTACACAGGCTTCTAAATCAATGGATTTGAAAAAAGAATTAGAAGAAGTTCTAAATGAAGAATTAGAAAAAGAAGATAGCCAAAGAACTGAAAAAGTAGTAATTATGGACGAAACTCCAAAAACCGAAGAAGAAATTTTTGAAGCTAACACAAAATTATTCTTTAGTTTATTAGATGGCAAAGATAAAAATAACAACATTTGGTGGGTATTTTATGCACCTACTTTCAATACTCTTGAAGAATCTGAACATATCACAACATTTTGTTATTGGATTAGTCAGCAGTCAAATGAAAATGCATCCAAATGGGTAGAAGAAAATTCTGAAAAAGTGTTAGAACTTAAAAAATGGATAGCTAAAAATTAAATTGATAAAATTCTTCAATATGAATGACATTGTATTTTAGATTAAAAAATAGATAGTTACTATTTTTTGAAAATGTCATTCATTTTAATCCTTTAGTTTGATTCTAAAATTTAATCAAACTAGAGGATTTTTCTTTTTTAGAAAGAGATATTTTTTTACAAAAATCCCTTTGTAGAAGGCAATTCATTCGAACCTGTATGTGTTTTTGCCATTTTTAATGCTTTGGCAAATGCTTTAAAAATTGCTTCAATTTTATGATGTTCGTTTGCTCCATCTATTGGTTCAGCTTTTATGTTGATGTTTGTTTTTGAAGTATCACTAAGTGATTTGAAAAAATGCATAAACATTTCGGTAGGCATATCTCCAATTTTTTCACGCTTAAAATCTGCATCCCAAACAAGCCAAGGTCTTCCTCCAAAATCAATTGCTACTTGTGCCAAAACTTCGTCCATTGGCAAACAAAAACCATAACGCTCAATGCCTCGCTTATCTCCAAAGGCTTTCAAAAGTGCTTCTCCGAGTGCTAAAGCCGTATCTTCGATGGTGTGATGTTCGTCGATATGCAAATCTCCTTTTGTCAAAATCTTTAAATCTACCTCTCCATGTCTTGCTATTTGTTCCAACATGTGGTCAAAAAAAGCAAGTCCTGTATTAATTTCTGCTTTTCCTGTCCCATCCAAATCTATCTCAATATCAATATCGGTTTCTTTGGTTGTACGTTTTACTTTTCCTATTCTTGAGCCAAATTTAGCTTTTGGAGCAGATAAAAAATCTTTTATTTCTGTCCAATCATCACTTACCAAAGCACAAATAGAAGCTAATTCAGGGTTTTTGAGAGTAATTTCTGTATTATTTTCTGCAATCAAAATTCCTTTACAACCTAAGTTTTTAGCCAATTGAATGTCACTAAATCTATCTCCAATAACAAAAGAGTTTTGAATATCAAAGTTATGATTGTTTAAATAATGTTTTACTAATCCAATTTCAGGTTTACGGTTTGGCGACTTTTCATGAGGAAAGGTTTTGTCAATCACAATTTCATCAAAAATGATTCCTTCATTTTCTAATGTTTTGAGCATTTTATTGTGTGCAGGATGGAAAGTATGTTCTGGAAAA contains:
- a CDS encoding GH3 auxin-responsive promoter family protein, which encodes MIRSFLSRPLASYIVSQQKKWIQNSEKIQYQWLQKLVFEAKDTAFGKDHNFGDIKNYEDFKKNVPINDYEDLRPYIDRILRGEQNILWKGQPLYFAKTSGTTSGTKYIPITKDSISNHINSARDALLCYINETGNSQFLDKSLIFLSGSPVLEKKAGVPLGRLSGIVNHHVPSYLRTNQKPTYETNCIEDWEQKLDKIIDETIHSDMSLISGIPPWVQMYFDRLHERTNGKQIKDIFPNFSLFVYGGVNFEPYRNKIYESIGKKIDSIETFPASEGFFAYQNSQYDNSLLLLLNSGIFFEFIPAEKFYDENPPRLSISEVELNKNYALILNSNAGLWGYSIGDTIKFVSKNPYKIIFSGRIKHFISAFGEHVIGSEVEQALRFALDQNPETRTTEFTVAPQVTPKEGLPYHQWFIAFENQPNDLEKFSTDLDTKLQELNSYYYDLIQGSILRKLVIHSLPADGFQTYMKSIGKLGGQNKVPRLSNDRKIADELEKIGL
- a CDS encoding tetratricopeptide repeat protein — encoded protein: MKSFSQKLFIFLVFLGVYFIGFSNSFAQDANQLLQEGIAFHDARKYDKALKKYEQALKLIPNSPVIHYEMALTYFDKKNYKTAIKYSDKVIKSKSQSIISAYVIKGSSLDMLGKTQKSIKLFEGVIKKYPENYLLHYNLALNYYKIGELKKAEQSLMSAIGVNPEHTSSHLMLGYVEFDMGRKIPSMMAFNYFLFLEPTSQRSDRAFEFLNKQLLGSTKKGENNEITINIGGGSLGDNEFGAIELVMSITQASKSMDLKKELEEVLNEELEKEDSQRTEKVVIMDETPKTEEEIFEANTKLFFSLLDGKDKNNNIWWVFYAPTFNTLEESEHITTFCYWISQQSNENASKWVEENSEKVLELKKWIAKN
- the hisB gene encoding bifunctional histidinol-phosphatase/imidazoleglycerol-phosphate dehydratase HisB; translation: MKKILFIDRDGTIIKEPADEQIDSLEKLEFLPAVLRNLYELAASKEYKLVMVTNQDGLGTDSFPEHTFHPAHNKMLKTLENEGIIFDEIVIDKTFPHEKSPNRKPEIGLVKHYLNNHNFDIQNSFVIGDRFSDIQLAKNLGCKGILIAENNTEITLKNPELASICALVSDDWTEIKDFLSAPKAKFGSRIGKVKRTTKETDIDIEIDLDGTGKAEINTGLAFFDHMLEQIARHGEVDLKILTKGDLHIDEHHTIEDTALALGEALLKAFGDKRGIERYGFCLPMDEVLAQVAIDFGGRPWLVWDADFKREKIGDMPTEMFMHFFKSLSDTSKTNINIKAEPIDGANEHHKIEAIFKAFAKALKMAKTHTGSNELPSTKGFL